In Companilactobacillus allii, one genomic interval encodes:
- a CDS encoding FAD-dependent oxidoreductase, translating to MKVIVVGCTHAGTAAVDQILQDHPGTEVTVYERDDNISFLSCGIALYLGHRVKRLEDMFYADPDDLEKLGAKVFMKHDVLKIDAKNKKLMIEDIKSGNVFEDTYDKLIMTTGSYVQVPPIMGIDNSKILMCKSYAQAQEIYDSAKENKHITIVGGGYIGVELAESYANTDHEVTLIQSGDQILNHYIDKSMSENVEKLLVDNGVKVFLNERVSGFSGDDQVVIETDVGEHKADLVIVCTGFIANTDLLRGQVEMDRRGAIVINDYVQTSDPDIYAAGDACTVNFNPTGKPAYMPLATNAIRQGALAGMNVFGNVQKYMGTQATSGMELFEHTVASTGLTLKNALALDFDADAVVYHDYYRPSYMPTTEMLTIRLVYDKGNRKILGAQFFSKHEVAQSANTISVMIQNKNTIDDLAFIDMLFQPNYDNPFNYLNLVGQMAVAKERDEKLSKTEK from the coding sequence ATGAAAGTTATTGTAGTAGGTTGTACTCATGCGGGAACAGCTGCTGTTGATCAGATTTTACAAGATCATCCTGGTACAGAAGTAACAGTATATGAACGTGATGATAATATATCTTTTTTGTCATGCGGAATTGCCTTGTATTTAGGACACAGAGTAAAGCGTCTTGAGGATATGTTCTATGCCGATCCAGATGATTTGGAGAAGCTTGGTGCAAAGGTCTTTATGAAGCATGATGTATTGAAGATCGATGCTAAGAATAAGAAGTTGATGATCGAGGATATTAAGTCAGGTAATGTCTTTGAAGATACTTATGACAAGTTGATCATGACAACTGGTTCTTATGTTCAAGTTCCACCAATTATGGGAATCGATAATTCTAAGATTCTTATGTGCAAGAGTTATGCACAAGCTCAAGAGATCTATGATTCAGCTAAGGAAAACAAACACATCACTATAGTTGGTGGTGGATATATTGGTGTTGAATTGGCTGAAAGTTACGCTAATACAGATCACGAAGTAACATTGATCCAGTCAGGGGATCAAATCTTGAACCATTATATCGATAAGTCAATGTCAGAAAACGTTGAGAAGTTGTTGGTAGATAATGGTGTAAAGGTATTCTTGAATGAACGTGTCAGTGGATTTTCAGGTGATGACCAAGTAGTTATCGAAACTGATGTAGGTGAGCACAAGGCTGATCTTGTTATTGTATGTACTGGCTTCATTGCTAATACAGACTTATTACGTGGCCAAGTTGAGATGGATCGTCGTGGTGCAATCGTCATCAATGATTACGTTCAAACATCTGATCCTGATATTTATGCCGCTGGGGATGCTTGTACAGTTAACTTCAACCCAACTGGTAAACCAGCCTATATGCCACTAGCAACAAACGCAATTCGTCAAGGTGCATTAGCCGGTATGAATGTGTTTGGAAATGTACAAAAGTATATGGGAACACAAGCAACTTCAGGGATGGAATTGTTCGAACATACTGTAGCTTCAACTGGTTTGACTTTGAAGAATGCACTTGCTTTGGACTTTGATGCTGATGCAGTTGTTTATCACGACTACTACAGACCATCATATATGCCAACTACTGAGATGCTAACAATTCGCCTTGTTTATGATAAGGGAAATCGTAAGATTCTGGGTGCTCAATTCTTCAGTAAGCATGAAGTAGCCCAATCAGCCAATACGATCTCAGTTATGATTCAAAATAAGAATACGATCGATGATTTGGCCTTTATAGATATGTTATTCCAACCAAATTACGACAATCCATTCAACTACTTGAACCTTGTTGGTCAAATGGCTGTGGCTAAAGAACGTGATGAGAAGTTGTCAAAAACGGAAAAATAA
- a CDS encoding cation-translocating P-type ATPase → MSEQKKQLSQAFYSQEKSEVLNKLDATRDGLTTQQVDSRLNEYGANKLDDGKKKSIVQRFLEQFKDLMILVLLAAAVISAVVSHDVIDSVIILAVVIINAVLGVFQESKAEAALDALKNMSTPHANVLRNGDTITIKSTELVPGDIVLLEAGDVVPADLRLLESNSLKIEESALTGESVSVEKEVGVITGEQVGIGDRLNMAFSNSNVTYGRGVGVVVNTGMSTEVGKIAGMLANADETTTPLKNSLNHLGKFLTIAIVIIAVVMYVVGTFLNGMDPIKMMLTSISLAVAAIPEGLPAIVTIILALGTQVMAKRNAVIRKLPAVETLGSTDIIASDKTGTLTLNQMTVEKVYTFGAQQSADATLPDDNMTLKIMNFANDTKISKDGTMIGDPTETALITFGEKHNFNLDEKLKQQPRVAELPFDSDRKLMSTVHKNPDGKFLVAVKGAPDILLERITKIQTENGIRDITDEDKEQILQNNNDMAKQALRVLEMAYKYIDKVPDEPSSEQLESDLIFAGLIGMIDPERSEAAQAVRVAKSAGIRPLMITGDHSVTAEAIAVRLGIIEKGDDEAVLTGAQLDKMSTKEFDKKVKNYSVYARVSPEHKVRIVKAWQKAGKVVAMTGDGVNDAPALKQADIGVGMGITGTEVSKGASDMVLADDNFATIVVAVEEGRKVFSNIQKAIQYLLAANLGEVLTLFIATLLAWDTMLPIHLLWINLVTDTFPAIALGMEPAESNLMDHKPRGKKSNFFSGGVLSSVVYQGILEAATVLLVYATAIFWPVHSGYDAIHADALTMSFATLGLIQLFHAFNVKSVHQSIFKVGLFKNKTFNWSILLSLVMMMVIIVVPGLNDAFKVAHLDIHQWLIVLGSSFAIIPIVEIVKFVQRKFGKA, encoded by the coding sequence TTGTCAGAACAAAAGAAGCAATTGTCTCAAGCATTCTACTCGCAGGAAAAATCTGAGGTATTAAACAAATTAGATGCGACTAGGGATGGATTGACCACCCAACAAGTGGATAGTCGACTCAATGAGTATGGAGCTAATAAACTAGACGATGGTAAGAAAAAGTCCATCGTTCAAAGATTCTTGGAACAATTCAAGGATCTGATGATCTTGGTGTTACTTGCAGCAGCGGTAATCTCGGCTGTAGTATCTCATGATGTGATCGACTCAGTCATAATCTTGGCCGTGGTAATTATAAATGCCGTGCTTGGTGTCTTCCAAGAATCAAAGGCTGAAGCTGCACTAGATGCACTGAAGAATATGTCTACACCACACGCTAATGTACTTCGAAATGGCGACACTATAACAATTAAGAGTACCGAATTAGTACCAGGAGATATCGTATTACTAGAAGCTGGTGATGTCGTGCCAGCTGATCTTAGATTACTAGAATCAAATTCGTTAAAAATTGAAGAATCGGCATTGACTGGTGAATCAGTCTCTGTCGAAAAAGAAGTTGGTGTAATAACAGGGGAACAAGTTGGTATTGGAGATCGACTTAATATGGCTTTTTCCAACAGCAATGTGACTTATGGTCGTGGAGTTGGTGTTGTAGTTAATACTGGTATGTCCACAGAAGTAGGTAAAATCGCCGGTATGTTGGCCAATGCAGATGAAACAACGACACCATTAAAGAACAGCTTGAATCACTTAGGTAAGTTCTTGACTATTGCTATTGTGATCATTGCAGTAGTTATGTATGTTGTGGGAACTTTCTTGAATGGAATGGATCCAATCAAGATGATGTTAACGTCGATCTCTCTAGCTGTAGCAGCAATTCCAGAAGGATTACCAGCTATCGTTACTATCATATTGGCACTTGGTACACAAGTAATGGCGAAGAGAAATGCTGTTATACGTAAGCTCCCAGCCGTTGAAACCTTGGGATCAACTGATATTATTGCATCAGATAAGACAGGTACATTGACTCTGAATCAGATGACCGTCGAGAAAGTCTATACATTTGGTGCACAGCAGTCAGCTGACGCTACCTTGCCAGATGATAATATGACCTTGAAGATTATGAACTTCGCAAATGATACGAAGATTTCAAAAGATGGTACGATGATAGGAGATCCAACTGAAACAGCACTGATTACTTTTGGTGAGAAGCACAATTTCAACTTGGATGAAAAACTAAAGCAACAACCACGAGTAGCAGAACTACCATTTGACTCTGATCGTAAGTTAATGTCCACTGTTCATAAGAATCCTGATGGTAAGTTCTTGGTTGCCGTCAAAGGTGCGCCTGATATTTTATTGGAACGTATAACTAAAATCCAAACAGAAAATGGAATCAGGGATATTACTGACGAAGATAAGGAACAGATCCTCCAAAATAACAATGATATGGCAAAACAAGCCCTACGTGTTTTGGAGATGGCCTATAAGTATATTGATAAAGTCCCTGATGAACCTAGTTCTGAACAACTTGAGAGTGATTTGATATTTGCAGGACTGATTGGGATGATTGATCCTGAAAGAAGTGAAGCCGCACAGGCTGTTCGTGTAGCTAAGTCTGCTGGAATTCGACCATTAATGATTACAGGGGACCATAGTGTAACTGCAGAAGCAATCGCAGTTAGGTTAGGTATTATTGAAAAGGGTGATGACGAGGCTGTTCTAACTGGTGCACAGTTAGATAAAATGTCGACTAAAGAATTCGATAAAAAAGTTAAGAATTATTCAGTCTATGCTCGTGTTTCACCAGAACACAAAGTAAGAATCGTTAAAGCATGGCAAAAGGCTGGTAAAGTTGTCGCCATGACAGGGGACGGAGTTAATGATGCACCAGCTTTGAAACAAGCAGATATTGGTGTCGGAATGGGTATTACAGGTACTGAAGTTTCAAAAGGTGCTTCCGACATGGTATTGGCCGATGATAACTTTGCAACAATCGTTGTAGCGGTCGAAGAAGGTAGAAAAGTCTTCTCTAATATTCAAAAGGCCATCCAGTATTTACTGGCAGCCAATTTGGGTGAGGTATTAACATTGTTCATTGCCACATTGTTGGCATGGGATACGATGCTTCCGATTCACTTATTGTGGATCAACTTGGTAACTGATACTTTCCCAGCGATTGCACTTGGTATGGAACCGGCTGAATCGAACTTAATGGATCATAAACCAAGAGGTAAGAAGTCTAACTTCTTCTCGGGTGGAGTATTGAGTAGTGTGGTATATCAAGGTATCCTTGAAGCCGCAACAGTATTACTTGTTTATGCCACAGCTATTTTTTGGCCAGTTCATTCAGGATATGACGCAATTCACGCTGATGCTTTGACGATGTCGTTTGCAACATTAGGCTTGATCCAATTGTTCCATGCCTTCAACGTTAAGTCAGTTCATCAGTCAATTTTCAAAGTTGGATTGTTTAAGAATAAGACCTTCAATTGGTCGATTCTCTTATCCCTTGTTATGATGATGGTCATCATAGTTGTACCTGGATTAAATGATGCCTTTAAAGTTGCACATTTGGATATTCACCAATGGTTGATAGTACTTGGATCATCATTTGCGATTATTCCAATTGTTGAAATAGTTAAGTTTGTTCAACGAAAATTCGGTAAAGCATAA